Below is a genomic region from Actinoallomurus bryophytorum.
GCGGCTACATGTCGGGCGCGAAACGGATGACCTTCTCGGGGATCACCCTGACGATCAACCGGACCTCTCCGGGTTCGGCTTTCGGCGGATCCTCGCCGAGATACTTGTGCGAGAGCTCACGGGGGAGCCACTTGTCCTCGTCCACGGTCAGCTCCGCGTTGCCACGGATCTCCACGGACTCGTACGGGTTGGCGAGGTCGTAGATCGAGACGCTCACGCGCG
It encodes:
- a CDS encoding PPOX class F420-dependent oxidoreductase, which encodes MATLDEAVRRILDGTNFASVATVRADGAPQVSVVWVKRDEDTVLFSTTAGRQKAKNLTADPRVSVSIYDLANPYESVEIRGNAELTVDEDKWLPRELSHKYLGEDPPKAEPGEVRLIVRVIPEKVIRFAPDM